A genome region from Festucalex cinctus isolate MCC-2025b chromosome 17, RoL_Fcin_1.0, whole genome shotgun sequence includes the following:
- the adrb1 gene encoding beta-1 adrenergic receptor codes for MLSSGAPAGGAPDGVGARREPAMGAVDPRNVTEPGGGGVRPSASEEWVAGMSLLMALIVLAIVLGNALVIVAIARTQRLQTRTNVFVVSLACADLIMGVLVVPFGAALQLRGAWDFGSFFCEFWISVDVLCVTASIETLCVIAVDRYVAITAPFRYQSLLTRARAKAAVCAVWGVSALVSFLPILMHWSRDSAHAACYDDPACCDFVTNRAYAVASSVVSFYLPLVVMVFVYARVYREAKQQLRKIDRCEGRFHIHASGTRCKRKPPRMAALREHKALKTLGIIMGTFTLCWLPFFVVNVVRVFGAELVDEDLFVFLNWLGYANSAFNPVIYCRSPDFRRAFKRLLCRRPRPRRERMLHVSSCDLSRYSAGLVAASSLETGGGGGTLGLWTDCTGMDNSDSSLAGTGKLPRCESHF; via the coding sequence ATGCTGTCGTCCGGAGCTCCAGCCGGCGGAGCTCCAGATGGAGTTGGCGCGCGACGGGAGCCCGCCATGGGGGCCGTGGACCCCCGCAACGTCACGGaacccggcggcggcggcgtgcgTCCGTCCGCGTCCGAGGAGTGGGTGGCGGGCATGAGCCTCCTGATGGCGCTCATCGTGCTCGCCATCGTGCTGGGCAACGCGCTGGTCATCGTGGCCATCGCCCGGACGCAGCGCCTCCAAACCCGCACCAACGTGTTCGTGGTGTCCTTGGCGTGCGCCGACCTCATCATGGGcgtcctggtggtgcccttcggGGCCGCGCTGCAGCTGCGCGGCGCCTGGGACTTCGGCTCGTTCTTCTGCGAGTTCTGGATCTCCGTGGACGTGCTGTGCGTCACGGCCAGCATCGAGACGCTGTGCGTCATCGCCGTGGACCGCTACGTGGCCATCACGGCGCCGTTCCGCTACCAGAGCTTGCTGACCAGAGCCCGGGCCAAGGCGGCGGTGTGCGCCGTGTGGGGGGTCTCGGCGCTCGTCTCCTTCCTGCCCATCCTCATGCACTGGTCCCGGGATAGCGCGCACGCGGCGTGCTACGACGACCCAGCGTGCTGCGACTTCGTCACCAACCGCGCGTACGCCGTCGCCTCGTCCGTGGTGTCCTTCTACCTGCCCCTGGTGGTCATGGTGTTCGTGTACGCGCGCGTCTACCGCGAAGCCAAGCAGCAGCTGCGGAAGATCGACCGCTGCGAGGGCCGCTTCCACATCCACGCCAGCGGGACGCGCTGCAAGAGGAAGCCGCCGCGCATGGCCGCGCTCCGGGAGCACAAGGCGCTCAAGACGCTGGGGATCATCATGGGCACCTTCACCCTGTGCTGGCTGCCCTTCTTCGTGGTCAACGTGGTGCGCGTTTTCGGCGCCGAGCTGGTGGACGAGGACTTGTTCGTCTTCCTCAACTGGCTGGGTTACGCCAACTCGGCCTTCAACCCGGTCATCTACTGCCGGAGTCCGGACTTCCGCAGGGCGTTCAAAAGGCTGCTGTGCCGCCGGCCCCGGCCGAGGAGGGAGCGCATGCTGCACGTCAGCTCGTGCGACCTGAGCCGCTACTCGGCCGGCTTGGTGGCGGCGTCGTCGCTGGAGACCGGCGGGGGCGGAGGGACTCTCGGCCTGTGGACGGACTGCACCGGGATGGACAACAGCGACAGCAGCCTGGCCGGAACCGGGAAGCTGCCTCGCTGCGAGTCCCATTTCTGA